In a genomic window of Mycolicibacterium neoaurum VKM Ac-1815D:
- the menE gene encoding o-succinylbenzoate--CoA ligase: MTILTPLPVGTGSAATTILPELEAALRGTAARLPVPADDARQRDLLTAALRAGEPIADDISVVVSTSGTTGTPKGAQLSAAALIAGATATHDRLGGAGNWLLALPAYHVAGLQVLVRSIVAGGSVVALPASFTPTDLVAAVARMGRGRRYTSLVANQLDKALADPAATAALAELDAVLIGGGPLPAGIRERAAAAGIPVVRTYGMSETAGGCVYDGQPLDGVRIRLDDGRVVLGGPVVASGYRNPVTPDPFAEPGWFRTDDIGVLDDAGTLSILGRIDDAVSTGGLTVLPQLVENALATHPAIAECAVFGVPDERLGQRVVAAIVPAPGHGAPDIDAVRTHVGLTLPPTAAPRELHIVDALPRRGIGKLDRRALIERFGGHDGAGERN, translated from the coding sequence ATCACCATCCTGACTCCGCTGCCCGTCGGCACCGGTTCCGCGGCCACGACGATCCTGCCGGAGCTGGAGGCCGCCCTGCGCGGGACCGCGGCGCGCCTGCCGGTGCCGGCAGACGATGCGCGCCAACGTGACCTGCTGACCGCCGCGCTGCGCGCGGGAGAGCCCATCGCCGACGATATTTCGGTCGTGGTGTCGACATCGGGAACCACCGGCACGCCCAAGGGTGCCCAGCTCTCGGCGGCCGCGCTGATCGCCGGGGCGACGGCCACCCATGACCGGCTCGGCGGCGCCGGAAACTGGTTGCTCGCCCTGCCCGCCTACCACGTGGCGGGGCTGCAGGTGCTGGTCCGCAGCATCGTCGCGGGCGGCAGCGTGGTCGCCCTGCCCGCGAGCTTCACCCCGACCGACCTGGTCGCCGCGGTCGCCCGGATGGGGCGGGGACGGCGGTACACCTCGCTGGTGGCCAACCAGCTGGACAAGGCGCTGGCCGATCCGGCTGCCACCGCGGCACTGGCCGAACTCGATGCCGTGCTGATCGGCGGCGGCCCGCTGCCTGCCGGGATACGCGAGCGTGCCGCCGCTGCCGGGATACCGGTCGTGCGCACCTACGGCATGAGCGAGACCGCCGGCGGCTGCGTCTACGACGGGCAGCCCCTGGACGGTGTGCGGATCCGGCTCGACGATGGCCGGGTCGTGCTCGGCGGGCCGGTGGTGGCCTCGGGATACCGCAATCCGGTGACACCCGACCCGTTCGCCGAGCCCGGCTGGTTTCGCACCGACGATATCGGCGTCCTCGACGACGCCGGGACGCTGAGCATCCTGGGCCGCATCGATGATGCGGTGAGCACCGGCGGACTCACCGTGCTGCCACAGCTGGTGGAGAATGCGCTGGCCACCCACCCCGCCATCGCCGAGTGCGCGGTCTTCGGGGTGCCCGACGAGCGGCTCGGCCAACGGGTCGTCGCCGCGATCGTGCCGGCACCCGGACATGGCGCACCGGATATCGACGCGGTGCGCACCCACGTCGGACTGACGCTGCCCCCCACGGCCGCGCCCCGCGAGCTGCACATCGTCGACGCCCTGCCCCGGCGCGGTATCGGCAAGCTCGATCGGCGCGCCCTGATCGAACGCTTCGGCGGGCATGATGGAGCGGGTGAGCGCAACTGA
- a CDS encoding DUF3349 domain-containing protein, translating to MNGFLARIAAWLTAGYPEGVPGPDRVPLMALLTRRLTNEEAEAVARDLMNRAHLDGAPVDHIDLKVMITEITDELPRAEDIERVRRRLARQGWPLDDPRPPEPEDPPSPS from the coding sequence GTGAACGGTTTCCTGGCGCGCATCGCCGCCTGGCTGACCGCCGGCTACCCGGAAGGGGTGCCGGGGCCCGATCGTGTCCCGTTGATGGCGCTGCTGACCCGCAGGCTGACGAACGAGGAAGCCGAGGCCGTCGCCCGGGATCTGATGAACCGTGCCCACCTCGACGGTGCGCCCGTCGATCACATCGACCTCAAGGTGATGATCACCGAGATCACCGACGAACTGCCCCGCGCCGAGGACATCGAGCGGGTGCGGCGCCGGTTGGCCAGGCAGGGCTGGCCGCTCGATGATCCGCGCCCGCCCGAACCCGAGGACCCGCCATCACCATCCTGA
- a CDS encoding inorganic phosphate transporter yields the protein MSAELIILVLLIATALAFDFTNGFHDTGNAMATSIATGALKPKTAVLLAGVLNLIGAFLSVEVAVTVTTSVLKVQDSKSGQLLPGIDASTGLTIIFAGLIGGILWNLLTWLFGIPSSSSHALFGGLIGAGLAALGLAGVNWSGVTQKVLIPAVAAPAIACLVAGCGTWLVYRLTRNVAEKRRKDGFRWGQIATASLVALSHGTNDAQKTMGVIALALITTGHLTGDVKEQGLPFWIIFSCAVAIGLGTYLGGWRVIRTLGKGLVEIESPQGFAAEASSAAIILSSSAAGMALSTTHVATGSILGSGVGKPGAEVRWAVAGRMAVAWLITLPAAGLVGALSYWLSHGVKTLTGSALVGDGLIFAILVALSGYMWWRAQQQKVDHSNVNADWDDSTNSVIPADLRDDAVAKPTASV from the coding sequence ATGAGCGCAGAGCTGATCATCCTGGTGCTACTGATTGCCACGGCACTTGCATTCGACTTCACCAACGGCTTTCACGACACCGGCAATGCGATGGCCACCTCGATCGCCACGGGCGCGCTCAAGCCGAAGACCGCGGTTCTGCTTGCCGGTGTGCTGAACCTGATCGGCGCGTTCCTCTCGGTCGAGGTGGCGGTCACCGTCACGACCTCGGTGCTCAAGGTCCAGGACAGCAAGTCCGGCCAGTTGCTCCCCGGTATCGATGCCTCGACGGGTTTGACGATCATCTTCGCCGGCCTGATCGGCGGCATCCTGTGGAACCTGCTCACCTGGTTGTTCGGCATCCCCTCCAGCTCGTCGCATGCGCTCTTCGGCGGACTGATCGGTGCGGGCCTTGCCGCGCTCGGGCTGGCCGGGGTCAACTGGTCCGGCGTCACCCAGAAGGTGCTCATCCCGGCAGTTGCCGCCCCCGCGATCGCCTGCCTGGTCGCCGGCTGCGGCACCTGGCTGGTCTACCGACTGACCCGCAACGTCGCCGAGAAGCGGCGCAAGGACGGTTTCCGCTGGGGGCAGATCGCCACCGCCTCATTGGTCGCGCTCTCGCACGGCACCAACGACGCGCAGAAGACGATGGGTGTCATCGCGCTGGCGCTCATCACCACCGGCCACCTGACCGGTGACGTGAAGGAACAGGGTCTGCCGTTCTGGATCATCTTCAGCTGCGCGGTGGCCATCGGCCTCGGTACCTACCTGGGCGGCTGGCGGGTCATCCGGACACTCGGCAAGGGCCTCGTCGAGATCGAGTCCCCGCAGGGTTTTGCCGCCGAGGCCTCCTCGGCCGCCATCATCTTGAGCTCGAGCGCTGCGGGTATGGCGCTGTCGACCACCCACGTCGCCACCGGCTCCATCCTGGGCAGCGGTGTCGGCAAGCCGGGTGCGGAGGTGCGTTGGGCGGTGGCCGGCCGGATGGCGGTGGCCTGGCTGATCACGCTGCCCGCCGCAGGCCTGGTCGGCGCGTTGTCCTACTGGTTGTCCCACGGGGTCAAGACGCTGACCGGTTCGGCATTGGTGGGCGACGGTCTCATCTTCGCCATCCTGGTCGCGCTCTCGGGCTACATGTGGTGGCGCGCGCAGCAGCAGAAGGTCGACCACAGCAACGTCAACGCCGATTGGGACGACTCGACCAACTCGGTCATCCCGGCCGATCTGCGCGACGACGCCGTCGCCAAGCCCACCGCATCGGTCTGA
- a CDS encoding DUF3349 domain-containing protein, which produces MTENKNVLDNVLNWLHQGYPEGVPPTDYFALLALLKRSLSEDEVVAAAKSVLRSSDGISPVTEAEISGAIQLVTDKEPNPEEMHQVASRLASVGWPLAPAPAR; this is translated from the coding sequence ATGACGGAAAACAAGAACGTCCTCGACAATGTGCTGAACTGGCTGCACCAGGGTTATCCCGAGGGTGTCCCACCGACCGATTACTTCGCGCTGCTCGCACTGCTCAAGCGCTCGCTGAGCGAAGACGAGGTCGTGGCTGCGGCCAAGTCGGTGCTGCGCTCCAGTGACGGCATCAGCCCGGTGACCGAGGCCGAGATCAGCGGAGCCATCCAGCTCGTCACCGACAAGGAACCGAACCCCGAAGAGATGCATCAGGTTGCCTCGCGGCTGGCCTCGGTGGGCTGGCCGCTGGCGCCGGCTCCGGCCCGCTGA
- a CDS encoding TetR/AcrR family transcriptional regulator, with product MLGGRTTARGQDTRTARERVIDAAVELFAEHGVQGTSLRMIADRLGVAKGAVYYQFRSKDDIVLALLTPLFDAFAGVVEHAEAQPSPQGRRDTAIRGLVDVAVDHRRAGCLFRGDPVVDELVTRHGELEALADRLRALLSGTETTDAQRVALSVACTGLYFCTTDPGLRDIPAPHLREILLRDFRACVSGPEPAPAASPPRPAARQPDASLRGSVPCR from the coding sequence ATGCTCGGCGGACGCACCACCGCGCGCGGACAGGACACTCGGACCGCGCGCGAGCGGGTCATCGACGCCGCCGTCGAACTGTTCGCCGAGCACGGCGTGCAGGGCACGTCACTGCGCATGATCGCCGATCGGCTCGGCGTCGCCAAAGGTGCGGTGTATTACCAGTTCCGGTCGAAGGACGACATCGTCCTGGCCCTGCTGACACCGCTGTTCGATGCCTTCGCCGGGGTCGTCGAACACGCCGAGGCGCAACCGTCACCGCAGGGCCGTCGCGATACCGCGATCCGCGGCCTGGTCGACGTGGCCGTCGACCACCGGCGCGCCGGCTGCCTGTTCCGGGGTGACCCGGTCGTCGACGAACTGGTCACCCGGCACGGCGAGTTGGAGGCACTCGCGGACCGGCTGCGGGCCCTGCTGTCCGGTACCGAAACCACCGACGCGCAACGAGTGGCACTGTCAGTGGCCTGCACCGGGCTCTACTTCTGTACGACCGACCCGGGGTTGCGGGACATCCCGGCGCCCCACCTACGCGAAATCCTGCTGCGGGACTTCCGTGCGTGTGTCAGCGGGCCGGAGCCGGCGCCAGCGGCCAGCCCACCGAGGCCAGCCGCGAGGCAACCTGATGCATCTCTTCGGGGTTCGGTTCCTTGTCGGTGA
- a CDS encoding MmpS family transport accessory protein, which produces MQLLKRVWLPLVVVVVVGIGGFSVDRIRGVFASDPPLVTPVNFANDPEPFDPKVVTYEIFGPEGAAVDVNYVDLAGEPQRVDGAVLPWSVTLQTTEPSAAANIVAQGKTSFLGCRVLVDGELKDERTVSGTNVQTFCIVKSA; this is translated from the coding sequence ATGCAGCTGCTCAAACGGGTGTGGTTACCGCTCGTGGTCGTCGTGGTCGTCGGAATCGGCGGCTTTTCGGTGGACCGGATACGCGGAGTCTTCGCCTCCGACCCCCCGTTGGTGACGCCGGTGAACTTCGCCAACGACCCCGAGCCGTTCGATCCGAAAGTGGTGACCTATGAAATCTTCGGTCCGGAAGGTGCAGCTGTGGACGTGAACTACGTCGACCTCGCCGGTGAACCGCAACGGGTGGACGGCGCGGTCCTGCCGTGGTCGGTCACCCTGCAAACCACCGAGCCCTCCGCGGCGGCCAACATCGTGGCGCAGGGCAAGACGAGCTTCCTGGGTTGCCGCGTGCTCGTCGACGGTGAGCTCAAGGACGAGCGCACCGTCTCCGGCACCAATGTCCAGACCTTCTGCATCGTGAAGTCCGCATGA
- a CDS encoding MMPL/RND family transporter, which translates to MGYGGDAPTGPIAVQSPHQTAHFGRVARVFRKLAVPFILGWIAVAVFLNVAVPQLEAVGEMRSVSMSPKEAPAVIATEHIGKVFQEYESNSSVMIVLEGQQPLGADTRRYYSELIAKLEADTAHVEHVQDLWSDPLTATGVQSGDGKAVYVSANLAGNQGEAKSLESIEAVKNIVESMPPPDGVQVFVTGSAAMTAEQTEASHGSMRLIEALTFLVIIVMLLIIFRSVMTMVLMIVMVAVSLLTVRGAVAALGYYEVIGLSTFATGLLVTLAIAISVDYAIFLIGRYQEARSAGEDREQAYYTMFGGTAHVIVGSGLTIAGATFCLSFTRLPYFQTLGVPLAVGMLVLIITAMTFGPAIITVGGRFLDPKRATRVRGWRKVGAAVVRWPGPILITSIAVSLIGLLALPGYKTSYNDRLYLPDDISSNEGYAAAERHFSPARLNPEILMIESDRDLRNPADFLVIEKIAKAIFQVDGIGRVQTITRPDGTPIENTSIPYMISQNSTLQRLNEKYNQDRTADMTNQVADMDRTIASMDKMQTITEQMADTTSKMVSSMDVMVGDLEEMRDSIANFDDFFRPMRNYFYWEPHCFNIPMCWSIRSVFDVLDGIDVMTANMNDMMPQMHRLNELMPQMIAIMPEMKQTMVNMKEMMLTMQQTQAGMQEQQRIMSETSTEMGKAFNDAMNDDSFYLPAEAFDNPDFAKGLEQFLSPDGHAVRFMINHEGDPMSAEGIEKIEPIKTAAKNAIKGTPLEGSTIYLGGTASTFKDMADGTRYDLLIAGIAAICLIFLIMLLLTRAIVAAAVIVGTVVLSLGASFGVSVLLWQHLLGIELHWMVLPMAVIILLAVGADYNLLVVSRLKEEIHAGLHTGMIRAMGGSGSTVTAAGMVFAFTMMVMAVSDLTIMGQVGTTIGLGLLFDTLVIRSFMTPSIAALMGRWFWWPQQVRQRPKPQAWPPIQRRPQDVLV; encoded by the coding sequence ATGGGGTACGGCGGTGACGCACCCACCGGGCCCATCGCGGTGCAATCACCGCATCAGACAGCACATTTCGGCCGTGTCGCCAGGGTGTTCCGCAAGCTGGCGGTGCCGTTCATCCTCGGCTGGATCGCCGTTGCGGTCTTCCTGAACGTCGCGGTACCGCAGCTGGAAGCGGTCGGCGAGATGCGTTCGGTGTCGATGAGCCCCAAGGAAGCGCCCGCGGTCATCGCCACCGAGCACATCGGAAAGGTGTTCCAGGAGTACGAATCCAACAGCTCGGTGATGATCGTGCTGGAGGGGCAGCAGCCGCTCGGCGCGGACACCCGACGGTACTACTCGGAGCTGATCGCCAAGCTGGAGGCCGACACGGCCCACGTCGAGCACGTCCAGGATCTCTGGAGCGACCCGCTCACCGCGACCGGCGTACAGAGCGGTGACGGTAAGGCCGTCTACGTCTCGGCGAACCTGGCCGGAAACCAGGGCGAAGCAAAGTCTCTGGAGTCCATCGAGGCCGTCAAGAACATCGTCGAGAGCATGCCGCCGCCCGACGGTGTGCAGGTGTTCGTCACCGGGTCGGCGGCCATGACGGCCGAGCAGACCGAGGCCAGCCACGGCAGTATGCGCCTGATCGAGGCGCTGACCTTCCTGGTCATCATCGTGATGCTGCTCATCATCTTCCGCTCCGTCATGACCATGGTGCTGATGATCGTGATGGTGGCCGTGAGCCTGCTGACGGTGCGGGGCGCGGTTGCCGCGCTGGGGTATTACGAGGTCATCGGTCTCTCGACGTTCGCCACCGGCTTGCTGGTGACATTGGCCATCGCGATCTCGGTCGACTACGCGATCTTCCTCATCGGCCGGTATCAGGAGGCGCGCAGCGCCGGTGAGGATCGAGAGCAGGCCTACTACACCATGTTCGGCGGCACCGCCCATGTGATCGTCGGCTCCGGTCTGACCATCGCCGGTGCCACGTTCTGTCTTAGCTTCACCCGGCTGCCGTACTTCCAGACCCTTGGAGTGCCGCTGGCCGTGGGCATGCTGGTGCTGATCATCACGGCCATGACCTTCGGGCCTGCCATCATCACCGTCGGTGGACGGTTCTTGGATCCCAAACGCGCTACCCGCGTGCGGGGTTGGCGCAAGGTCGGTGCGGCCGTGGTGCGCTGGCCCGGACCGATCCTGATCACCAGCATCGCGGTCTCGCTGATCGGCCTGCTGGCACTGCCCGGCTACAAGACCAGCTACAACGACCGTCTCTATCTGCCGGATGACATCAGCTCCAACGAGGGTTATGCCGCCGCCGAACGGCACTTCTCGCCGGCCCGGTTGAACCCGGAGATCCTGATGATCGAAAGTGACCGGGATCTACGGAATCCCGCCGACTTCCTGGTGATCGAGAAGATCGCGAAGGCCATCTTCCAGGTCGACGGAATCGGGCGCGTGCAGACCATCACCCGGCCCGACGGCACCCCGATCGAGAACACCTCGATCCCGTACATGATCAGCCAGAACAGCACGCTGCAACGGTTGAACGAGAAGTACAACCAAGATCGCACCGCCGATATGACCAATCAAGTGGCCGATATGGACCGGACCATCGCCAGCATGGACAAGATGCAGACCATCACCGAGCAGATGGCCGACACCACGTCCAAGATGGTGTCCTCGATGGACGTCATGGTCGGCGATCTCGAGGAGATGCGCGACAGCATCGCCAACTTCGACGACTTCTTCCGGCCGATGCGAAACTATTTCTATTGGGAACCGCACTGTTTCAACATCCCGATGTGCTGGTCCATCCGGTCGGTCTTCGACGTGCTCGACGGCATCGACGTGATGACCGCGAACATGAACGACATGATGCCGCAGATGCATCGGCTCAACGAACTGATGCCGCAGATGATCGCGATCATGCCCGAGATGAAACAGACGATGGTCAACATGAAGGAAATGATGCTGACCATGCAGCAGACCCAGGCGGGTATGCAGGAGCAGCAGCGCATCATGAGCGAGACCTCGACCGAGATGGGCAAGGCGTTCAACGACGCCATGAACGATGACTCGTTCTATCTGCCCGCCGAGGCGTTCGACAACCCGGATTTCGCAAAGGGTTTGGAGCAGTTCCTGTCCCCGGACGGGCACGCGGTGCGATTCATGATCAATCACGAGGGCGACCCGATGTCGGCCGAGGGGATCGAGAAGATCGAACCGATCAAGACCGCGGCCAAGAATGCGATCAAGGGCACCCCGCTGGAAGGGTCGACGATCTATCTGGGCGGCACCGCGTCGACGTTCAAGGACATGGCCGACGGCACCCGCTACGACCTGTTGATCGCCGGTATCGCGGCCATCTGCCTGATTTTCCTGATCATGTTGCTGCTCACCAGGGCCATCGTGGCCGCGGCCGTCATCGTGGGGACCGTGGTGCTTTCCCTCGGTGCGTCTTTCGGCGTGTCGGTGCTGCTGTGGCAACACCTGCTCGGTATCGAGCTGCACTGGATGGTGTTGCCGATGGCGGTGATCATCCTGTTGGCCGTCGGCGCGGACTACAACCTGCTGGTGGTGTCGCGGCTCAAGGAGGAGATCCATGCCGGGTTGCACACCGGCATGATCCGGGCGATGGGTGGCAGCGGCTCGACGGTCACCGCGGCCGGAATGGTGTTCGCGTTCACCATGATGGTGATGGCGGTCAGCGATCTGACCATCATGGGCCAGGTGGGCACCACGATCGGTCTGGGCCTGTTGTTCGACACCCTGGTGATCCGGTCGTTCATGACACCCTCGATCGCCGCGCTGATGGGCAGGTGGTTCTGGTGGCCGCAGCAGGTGCGTCAACGTCCCAAGCCGCAGGCGTGGCCACCCATTCAACGACGACCCCAGGATGTGTTGGTGTGA
- a CDS encoding DUF732 domain-containing protein — translation MRNSRIASMLAAGAVVTAFAAAPVAQADRDEAFADQLHSYGIYGQKDFNAWIAKIMCKRLHRGVDADVFASAEFVHDQLQTGSSTEQAWQFVGAGIPAYCPELAHLLTQAGQAGV, via the coding sequence ATGAGGAATTCACGGATCGCTTCGATGTTGGCCGCCGGTGCCGTGGTGACGGCGTTCGCTGCCGCGCCGGTCGCCCAGGCCGACCGCGACGAGGCCTTCGCCGATCAGTTGCACAGCTACGGCATCTACGGGCAGAAGGATTTCAACGCCTGGATCGCCAAGATCATGTGCAAGCGCCTGCATCGTGGGGTGGATGCCGACGTGTTCGCCTCGGCCGAGTTCGTGCACGACCAATTGCAGACCGGGTCGAGCACCGAGCAGGCCTGGCAGTTCGTCGGTGCCGGTATCCCGGCCTACTGCCCCGAGCTGGCGCACCTGTTGACGCAGGCCGGCCAGGCGGGGGTGTGA
- a CDS encoding DUF5078 domain-containing protein, translating to MSRNRCALAGLAAAAVVTLAPGVAAADATDEYPIPSNMLKTTCTVDQYMAAVRDTDPVYYERYMIDYNNKSPEVQRAARDRITWFFSMDYAGRRQYSEDTATNAFYEQLAWNWPNWAKLFFNNKGVVAHGTAVCAGYPPADPGVWIW from the coding sequence ATGTCCCGTAACAGGTGTGCGCTGGCTGGGCTCGCCGCGGCTGCCGTGGTGACGTTGGCTCCCGGGGTGGCGGCCGCCGATGCAACCGACGAGTATCCGATCCCGAGCAATATGCTCAAGACCACCTGCACGGTGGATCAGTACATGGCCGCGGTACGCGATACCGATCCGGTGTACTACGAGCGCTACATGATCGACTACAACAACAAATCCCCGGAAGTGCAACGGGCCGCCCGTGATCGGATCACCTGGTTCTTCTCGATGGACTATGCGGGACGGCGGCAATACTCCGAGGACACCGCCACCAACGCGTTCTACGAGCAGCTGGCCTGGAACTGGCCGAACTGGGCCAAGCTGTTCTTCAACAACAAGGGCGTTGTCGCGCACGGGACCGCGGTGTGTGCCGGCTACCCGCCGGCCGATCCCGGCGTCTGGATCTGGTGA
- a CDS encoding TetR/AcrR family transcriptional regulator, with the protein MAKSVLGRGTARTRVLEAALTLFGEHGVSGTTLQMIADSIGVGKASVYYQFHSKEEIVAAAAQPMFDDMARVVTIAEAVADPRTRREIAISGFIEFSVRNRRLAAVLAGDPVLESMVEAREDLSDLVERFTNLLLGGGHGPAGRVVISMVTNGVYAAVTDKALEDVSDEDLHRTLLAATQQLLRDPAYFD; encoded by the coding sequence GTGGCCAAATCGGTATTGGGACGCGGCACGGCACGGACGCGGGTGCTGGAGGCCGCGCTGACATTGTTCGGCGAGCACGGTGTCAGCGGCACCACCCTGCAGATGATCGCCGACAGCATCGGGGTCGGTAAGGCCTCGGTGTACTACCAGTTCCATTCCAAGGAAGAGATCGTCGCCGCCGCGGCGCAACCGATGTTCGACGATATGGCCCGGGTGGTGACCATCGCCGAGGCCGTTGCCGATCCGCGCACCCGCCGCGAGATCGCGATCAGCGGTTTCATCGAGTTCAGCGTGCGCAACCGTCGGCTGGCCGCGGTGCTGGCGGGCGATCCGGTGCTGGAGAGCATGGTCGAGGCCCGCGAGGACCTCAGTGATCTCGTGGAGCGCTTCACCAATCTGTTGTTGGGCGGTGGGCACGGACCCGCGGGGCGGGTGGTCATCTCGATGGTCACCAACGGGGTCTACGCCGCGGTCACCGACAAGGCGCTCGAGGATGTCAGCGACGAGGATCTGCACCGCACGCTGCTGGCCGCCACCCAGCAGTTGCTGCGGGACCCTGCGTATTTCGACTGA
- a CDS encoding VOC family protein, with product MEILASRMLMRPADYRRSVEFYRDRIGLAIAREYSGGTVFYAGQSLIELAGHGGPSAGGSLWLQVRDVYATQGELAGRGVEIARAAVREPWGLHEMHVTDPDGVTLIFVQVPDDHPLRRDTRS from the coding sequence ATGGAGATCCTGGCCAGCCGGATGCTGATGCGGCCGGCCGACTACCGGCGATCGGTGGAGTTCTACCGCGATCGCATCGGGCTGGCCATCGCGCGCGAGTACTCCGGCGGCACCGTGTTCTATGCCGGCCAATCGTTGATCGAACTGGCGGGCCACGGTGGGCCGTCGGCGGGCGGGAGCCTGTGGCTGCAGGTGCGCGATGTCTACGCCACCCAGGGCGAATTGGCCGGCCGCGGCGTCGAGATCGCCCGGGCCGCGGTCCGGGAACCGTGGGGACTGCACGAGATGCACGTCACCGACCCCGACGGTGTGACGCTGATCTTCGTCCAGGTCCCCGACGACCACCCGTTGCGCAGGGATACCCGGAGCTGA
- a CDS encoding PucR family transcriptional regulator codes for MAGSGPDDESRAPTFADLLERSGLGLHRIDTGPAATDRPITWSHTTELRDPSRYLRGGELVCTVGISLQAPADSAAFVESVHAAGAAGICFGIGDVHDGAPQALIDACRDHGLPLLVAPPEVPFATVSRYIADFRFGGAVATARATNALVPELLSSQRRRESSRELLDRAGHVLGCYFLLEPPGAPIESDAVAAAADGMGTLVWVGRGDPPEAAVLEVIARFLAASQGERDIEAALSRERIGQLLSLVERRMLLPDALHQLLDWPGLAAQDIDCSAWPAGAGALLSMALPDALVADAPEVCLVLSAGTHKPIETAADLAMPSGHATAAPLSELGTSISQARVALDLARQRGGSIGPDQLSTFTSLLEGLPPSRLTPFKTQLIDPLLALDRDRGTQHIRTLRVFLAANGSLIDTARELFLHTNTVRHRLSRIRQITGRNPLDFEDQAAFTIGLRAADRGA; via the coding sequence ATGGCAGGGTCCGGTCCCGACGACGAGTCGCGTGCGCCGACGTTCGCCGACCTGCTGGAACGCTCGGGACTCGGGCTGCACCGTATCGACACCGGGCCCGCCGCGACGGACCGCCCGATCACCTGGTCGCACACCACCGAGCTGCGCGACCCGTCGCGGTATCTGCGCGGTGGCGAGTTGGTCTGCACGGTCGGCATCAGCCTGCAGGCCCCCGCCGACAGTGCGGCCTTCGTCGAGTCGGTGCACGCCGCGGGGGCGGCGGGCATCTGTTTCGGGATCGGCGATGTGCATGATGGGGCGCCGCAGGCCCTGATCGACGCGTGCCGCGACCACGGGTTGCCACTGTTGGTCGCACCGCCGGAGGTACCGTTCGCGACGGTCAGCCGCTATATCGCCGATTTCCGGTTCGGCGGTGCGGTCGCCACCGCCCGGGCCACCAACGCGCTTGTGCCCGAACTGCTTTCCTCACAGCGCCGCCGTGAGTCCAGTCGGGAGCTGCTGGACCGGGCCGGGCACGTGCTGGGCTGCTACTTCCTGCTGGAGCCCCCGGGAGCCCCGATCGAATCCGACGCGGTGGCCGCGGCGGCCGACGGGATGGGCACGCTGGTGTGGGTCGGCCGCGGCGATCCTCCCGAGGCGGCGGTACTGGAGGTCATCGCCCGGTTCCTGGCCGCCTCACAGGGCGAGCGCGATATCGAGGCTGCGCTCTCCCGTGAACGCATCGGCCAGCTGCTCTCACTGGTCGAACGACGCATGCTGCTCCCCGACGCACTTCACCAATTGTTGGACTGGCCGGGACTGGCGGCGCAGGACATCGACTGCTCGGCCTGGCCCGCCGGTGCGGGAGCGCTGTTGTCGATGGCCCTCCCCGACGCCCTGGTCGCCGACGCCCCGGAGGTGTGTCTGGTGCTCAGCGCAGGGACCCACAAGCCGATCGAGACGGCCGCCGATCTGGCCATGCCCTCCGGGCACGCGACGGCGGCACCCCTGAGCGAACTGGGCACGTCGATCAGCCAGGCCCGGGTCGCGCTGGATCTGGCCAGGCAGCGCGGCGGCAGCATCGGGCCCGACCAGCTGAGCACCTTCACCAGCCTGCTGGAGGGACTGCCGCCCAGTCGGCTCACCCCGTTCAAGACACAGTTGATCGACCCGCTGTTGGCACTCGATCGTGATCGTGGCACCCAACACATCCGCACGCTGCGGGTGTTCCTGGCCGCGAACGGCTCGCTGATCGACACCGCGCGCGAGCTGTTCCTGCACACCAACACCGTGCGGCATCGGCTGTCGCGGATCCGTCAGATCACCGGGCGCAACCCGTTGGACTTCGAAGACCAGGCCGCCTTCACCATCGGCTTGCGGGCCGCCGACCGGGGTGCCTGA